The Clostridium sp. DL-VIII DNA window TTAAGTTTTTCATATACTTTTGTTTTTATTTCAGTTAATTCTTTTTCTTTTGAGGCATCGATTGAAATAATCGCTACAGATTCTCTTGGAATTGCATTATCTTTTGCACCACCATTTAGTAAAACTAAATTAAAGTCGATTTCTTTTGAAATTTCTCTAAGTAATCTTCCCATTAATTTATTGGCATTTCCTCTTCCTAAATGAATTTCAGCTCCTGAATGTCCGCCTTTTAAACCTTTAACATCAAGTACAAATTCTTTTGTATTTTCTTTTTTATTTATCCAACTAATAGGTAGTACTGATTGTGTTCTGATTCCTCCAGCGCAGCTAACCCAAAGCTTTCCTTCTTCTTCTGAATCTAGATTTAAAACTATCTTTCCATCAAGATGTTTTGCCTGCACTGCATTAGCTCCAGTCATTCCTGTTTCTTCATCTGTTGTTATTAATACTTCAATAGGAGGATGCGCTATTGTATCATCTTCTAATATTGCCATTGCATAAGCTACAGCAATTCCGTCATCCCCTCCAAGTGTAGTTTTATCAGCATATATATAATCACCATCAACTACTAATTCTATAGGATCTTTTGTAAAATCATGAACTTTGTCACCATTTTTTTCACAAACCATATCCATATGACCTTGAATAATTACAGTTGGTGCATTTTCATAGCCTTTGGAAGCAGGCTTTTTAATAATTATATTTAAAGCGTCGTCTTGAACACACTCCAATCCTAATTTCTTCGCAAAACTAAGCAAATAGTCACTTATTTGCTTTTCATTACCAGAACCTCTTGGAATTTTACTTATTTGTTCAAAATGATAAAAGATTCTCTCCTTTGTAAGATTATCTAAATTTTTCATTCTATACTCTCTTCCTTTCTCTAATTATATGATAGAATAATATTATACATATCTTTTATTAGTTTATCATAAAATACTGCTACATACTGCTATATTATGTATATTTTTATTATTTTATGATTTATTATTTTACACACTATATATATTATACAAAATTTTAATGCGAGGTGTTTATATGCAAAAAACAAAAATGATTTTTACTATTGGTCCTGCAAGTGATAATGAAGAAACTCTAAGAAAATTTATTGAAATCGGAATGAGTGCTGCCAGATTGAATTTTTCCCACGGCACACATGAATCACATGGAGAAAAAATCAAACTTATTAAGCGTTTAAGCCAGGAAATGGATTCTGCAACAGCTATAGTTCTTGATATAAAAGGTCCAAAAATCAGAACTCATAATTTTGTAAATGATGGTGTAACTCTTAATGAAGGGGATAATTTTGATTTCATTTGTGGAGAAGAAATTCTTGGCGATGAAAAAAGATGCTCTATTTCATATGATGTGCTTTATGAAGATATACAAGTTGGTGGAAAAATTCTTGTTGATGACGGTCTTTTAAAGTTCAAAGTTACTGGAGTTGAAGGAAAAACAATTCACACAAAAGTTGTAGTTGGTGGAGAAATTAAGAACCATAAGGGCGTTAATGTTCCTAATGTAGTTATTAAACTTCCATCAATCACAGAAAAAGATATTGAAGATATTAAATTTGGCTGTAAAATGGGTGTCGACTTTATAGCTGCTTCTTTCATAAGAAAAGCTAGTGACATCCTTGACGTAAAAAAAGTTTTAAAAGAAAATCATGGTGAACATATTAAAGTAATAGCTAAAATAGAAAATCAAGAAGGTGTAGATAATATCGATTCCATAATCGAAGTTACTGACGCTGTAATGGTTGCTAGAGGAGACATGGGAGTTGAAATTCCAATCCAAAGAGTACCTATAAATCAAAAAATGATAATTAAGAAATGTAATGAAGCAGGTAAAATTGTTATAACTGCAACTCAAATGTTAGACTCAATGATTAGAAACTCACTTCCAACAAGAGCTGAAGCTAGTGATATTTGTAATGCTATCTTTGATGGTACAGATGCAATCATGTTAAGTGGTGAAAGTGCTTCAGGACTTTTCCCTATAGAAGCTGCAAAAACAATGTCTAAAATAGCTCAAGAGACTGAAGAATATTTAGATTACAATTCTTTAACTGCAAGACTTAGAGAACCTTCTCTTAATGATTACGCATCTGCAATAAGCTATTCTGCTTGTAGAACTGCAAATCTTTTACATGCAAAGGCCATTGTTGCTGCAACAAAGAGTGGTGCAACTGCAAGAATTCTTTCAAGATATAGATCAAAAGCGCCAATCATTGCAATAACACCTTATGATCAAGTAAGAAGAACATTAAACTTACACTTTGGAATATGTCCTATGAAGTGCGACATGTTTAACACAACAGATCAAATATTAACTGAAGCTAAAAATACAGTATATAAATTAGGAATTACTGAACCTGGAGATGACATAATAGTTGCTGCTGGAATGCCAACAACTCATACTGGTGGAACTAATATGTTAAAGATTGAAAAAATTTAGTTTAATAAATATTGGACATAAATAAAAATAAGTATGGGGCATCTCCCATACTTATTTTCATTTATATTTTTAGTTACTCAAACTTAAAACCTTTAAGTAAATCTCCAAGTGATGTTCCTCCATCATCTTCATGATCCACATAGTCAAGGTATTCTTTACTACTTTCTACAGCCTCTTTTATGCTCAATGCTATTCTTTTATCTTCTTTATTTATATTTAATATTTTAACTTTTACCTTTTGCTTTACTTCCAGCACATCTGAAGGCTTTGTTATATTATCATCAGTAATTTCTGTTATGTGTACCAAGCCTTCTATCCCATCAAACAATTCCACGAAGGCACCAAATGATGTAAGACGTACAACTTTCCCTTCTAGTACATCCCCCTCTTTAATATCATTTCCATGTACTGTCCATGGCTCTTTAGCTACATCTTTTAATATTAAAGATAACCTTCCATTTTTCTTATCTATATTTCCTATGAATACCTCTACTTTATCCCCTTCCTTAACTATATCTTCAGGTTTATTTACTCTTTCCCAAGATAAATCTGAAAGATGAATTAATCCTTCTACTCCTCCAATATCTACAAAAGCACCAAATTTAACAAGTTTTTTAACAACACCATTTCTTTTTTCGCCTTCTACTAGACTATTCCATACTATTTTCCTGTTCTTATTATATTCTTCCTCTTCAATGATTTTTCTTGATGCTACAATTTTGTTATTTCTTAAATCTAATTCTGTAATTCTAACTTCTAATTCTTTTCCTACTAAAGTTTCAAGTTCAATTCTTTCTCTACTCGCAAGTGATCCTGGAATAAAAATTCTTACATTTCCATAGTAAGCAATTACTCCACCTTTAACTTCTTCTTTAACTTTAATAACAATATTTTTTTGTTCTTTAAAGAATTTATCTATATCTTCTTTCTCTTTTATTTCCTGAGCTTTAATTAAAGAAAGTTCAACATACCCATCTCCATCATTTGGAGATAAAACATATACATAAATTTCGTCATCTTTATTAACTACTTCTCTAGGGTCTTTTTCATCTAAAGATAATTCCTCTTTAGTTATTAATCCATCAAAAGCGTAGTTTATGTTAACCGATACTTCTTTATCATTTACATCAATAACTTTACCTTTTAAAATATCTCCCTCTCTCAATCTTTTTACATCATAATTATTTAAAAGTTCGCTCATGCTCATTTCCATATCTTCATTCGACATAAAAAATCCTCCTCTCTGATTAAGGCATATGAAAGAAAATAAAAATTTCAATTGTTATTTTTTTGATTATGCCTAGTCTAATTATAATATTAATCCAAGAAATGTTTTTATGCAATGTATCTCAATCAGCATTAATATTTTCGAAATTTCATTATTCTAAAACTCCTATCAACTTAAACTCAATTACCAAATAATTTTATTATTATCATATTAAACAATTATATGTCCTTCCTTTCATATATTTATTTTATTAGCTGTTTATCTTTTATTCGTCAAAAATGTCTGGTCTGAACTAAACAGTATTCATTAACCTTTTAAATGATAGATAATACTATTATTAATGAGTAAAACAACTACATATTGAAATAATTAATTCTAATCATGTTTTTCGTTCTTTTTTTGACGTTTTTCCATATTGTGCATATAGGAGCTTTTCTATATAATAAATACATAATCTTTTAAGGGGTGATCACTATTCATAAGATTAAAAAAAAATATGTTTTAACTCTGTTTTTAACACTTATATTTACATTTTCAAGTTTACCCTTAGACATTTTATCATTTACGAGCATAACTAAAGTTAACAATACTACTGCATTTGCTAAATCTAGTTCAAGTAGTAGATCCAGTTCAAGCAGTTCAAAATCTAGCAGTGGATTTAGTTCTGGATCATTTAGTGGTTCATCCAGCAAATCTTCTACCGGCACAAGTAGCAGTGGTTCAACTAGTTCAAAGAGCAGTGAAGGATTTAAGTCAGGTAATTATTCAAGCAGTAGTGATAATTCTTCAGATAACTCTACTAATTCCTCATCTTCAAGTAATGGAGGCGCAAAAGGGTTTAGCAGTGGATCTTATTCTTCGACTGATAAAAATAAAACCACTGATTCATCAAATAATGCAAATACAAAAGATAATAGTGGAAATAGTACTCAAACATATAACAGCGGCTATGGCCGGTCTTCATTTTGGCCATTCTTCTGGGGAGGCGGCAGCCACTTTTTCAGTCCATTTTATTTTGGCTCAGCTATAAGTTCAATAATTAATACTTTAATTTTAGCTGCATTATTTATTGTAGTTATCATAATAATAAAAAAATACTTAAATAAAAGAAAATAAAAATAATAGATATTTCAGGAGGTATTAACATGGGAATCTTTTCAAGAATGTCAAACATGATTAAAGCAAAGGTAAATAATTCATTAGATGAAATGGAAAATCCAGTTGAGTTATTGGATCAAAAATTAAGGGATATGGATGAACAATTTAATAAAGCTAAATTAAGTTCAGCTCAAATTTTAGGCAATGTTCACGAAATTGAGAAAAAATTAGAAACTGCAAAGAAAGAATCTGATGATTATGATCAAAAAGTAAAATTAGCATTAAGTAAAGGCAATGAAGATTTAGCTAAAAGAGCTTTAGCTAAAAAAGTTGAAACAGATAAAAGAATCTCTTCTTTACAAGCAAGTTATGATAATGCCAAAGTTCAGGCTGATACATTAAAAGCAAATCTTCGTGCTTTAGAAGAAGAAATAACAAAAACAAGAAATTATAGAGACGAAGCAGCTGCAAGATACGCTAATGCTGAAGCATCTCAAAAAGTTAATGAAGTTCTTGCTAATGTACAAACTAAGAGCAATTCAATTCAAATAGACAGTATTGAAAGAAAAATTCAAAGAAAAGAATCTCTTGCTCAAGGCTTAGGAGAATTACGAGATTTAGATGATTTTGACAGCGAATTCAAGAAATTAGATGAAGTTGATTTAGATGCAGAACTTGAAAAATATAAAACTAATTAGGTGATACGACATGGATAATTCTAAAGATATCGATTATATCAATGAGGAAAGAAGATATTGGGGAAAGATATATACTGATGTAGCTTATGCTATTAATGAAATATCCCCCTTTCTCTCTGAAAAAGATATAAAAACACGAAAATATTTTACTAAAGCATCAATACTTCAAGAATATATTAAACTTTTAGATTCAGCTGAAGCTGATTGTAAAAAGAAATCTTTATTTTCAATGTTTAAATCTAGTCCTAGCATTACTCTGCTTCAAGACTTTAAAGCTAAAAATAGAGAGTCATTTATGCAGCTAGAGAAGTGTTCTCATTGCCAATGTTTAAATTGTGCTTTTGACTGTACTTTTAAAAAGTGTTCCAGTTGTAGAGAAGGTTCTATGATTTACTCTTGTGATAAAGAAAAGGTCAATGTAAGAAAATTTGATAATTTCACCTTAGACCTTGTTAATAATGATACTGGAATGTCTTCAAATTATAAAGTTTTAGCTGTTGTTGAAGATTGTATATTAGACAAGCTATATATTTTATTAGAAAACAATACTAATTCTAATGATAAATTAGTATTGTACTATTATCCAGGAATTAAAGATGATTCCTTTGGTGAAATAACAGATGTAACTGAATTTGATTTTGTAGTTGAAGCATATCAAAACGCAGAATAACAAGATAGAAAAACTATCAAATTGAAGTATTTTCAATTTGATAGTTTTTCTTATTACATCTATATATAATTTAAATTATAAACTAGAATTAATTAAATGTTTCTGAATATAAAAGGATTTCATGATAAATTATTGGCTGCTAATTGTCAATTAGCGTATAATTTAATTCATCAGCCTTCATCATACATAGAAAAATGTTGTGCTTCTAGCTCTTTTCTCTTTTCCATCTCGTTAAAGCAATAGTTTATTATATCACTTCTCTTTATTATTCCAATAAAAATACCATTATCATCAGTTACTGGAACAAAATTCTGACTTATAGCTAATGATATCAAACTTTCTATATTTGATGTTATTGAGACCGATTTATGAGTTATTCTCTTAGATATATCTTTAACTCTAATAGATTCTGTATTCTTAAAATCTAAATTATGAGTATTTTTCAATTTCCACAATAAGTCGCCCTCTGTTAAAGTTCCAACATATTTTCCTTCTTTATCAATAATTGGTATTGCAGTATAACCATGATGCTCCATCTTCTCCATAACTTGTCTCATTGTTGCATCCTGACTTTCACATACTACTTCATTTTTAGGTGTAAGAAAAAAGGCAATATTCATAAATAAAATCCTTTCCTTAAATGTATTGATTTAATTTTGTCTTCAAACTATATTTTATCATATATAAAGCTAAAATTCTTTTAAGAAATCATTACTATTTACTTAATTTTTATTAAACTTGTCTTTAATCTCTATTATTCTCTAATTTATATACGTAATTTAAATACACCTGATCTTTTAAAATACTGCTTACTTCATTATATCCCTGATCTCCTTGAAGAGTTTTTTTCACCAATACTTCGCATAAGACATTACTCTTACATTTTGGACATATACCTACAGCTGCAAACCTCCAATTTAAAAGCTTTATTGGTGTCTCTAGTTCTACTTTTTTTCCACACTTTGGACATTTCAACATTAATTCTGACTCATCGATTTTTACTTCATCAAGATTTTCCACATGAATAGCTGGCATATTATATATATCTTTAACTAAATAATTCTTAATAATCCTAGAATTATATACCCTTCTAAAAACTTCACTTGTATATTTAGCATCATTCAATGCATCATGCAATTTTGTGTCATCTACTTTGATTTTTAGTTCATCTAAAGCAGCTTTTAAACCTAAAGCCTTCTTATGAGCCAGCATCTTACTTGTATATTCCTGAATATCTAAATATTCATTAAGCCATCTTAAATCATTATAATTAAAATAGTTGGCATTTATTATTAATTCTGCAACATCATCCTTTGCCCACGAGCAAAGAATATCTCCTTCTTCAAACATGTCTTTAAGTTTATTTATAGCTTCTTCAAATGATATCCCGCTTTTCTCAAGTATATTCATATCTATTTTAGTAATTTCCGTTACTATAGGATTAATTACCGGAAAAATTGTAGGTTTAATATATTCCCTAATTTCACTCACTGGCTTCATATACTGGTCTACTTTCACAGCTCCTATTTCTATGATTTCATTTTCTAATCCAATATCATTAAATTCACCATATGTTTCAAAAAAATCTTTATAATAATTAGTTATATTTTTTAAATTGTTAAACTCTAAATCTATAATGATGTACCCCATAATATTTAATCCTTTCTAATGTTACTTATAATTTTTAATTTATAGATACCCAAATCAAAAAGCAAATTTATACATTTGTGCAAGTCTTTTAATTTATAGTTCTTACGCCAATGTATATGTTAAAGTCTTAAATTTGATATCTATAATAACTATCTATTTAAGTTAAACTTTTATATGTATCTATAGTAGAAATCATATACATTATTATGAAGCAGGCATTTGAAATTGAGCTGCTGAAAGTTATTAATGGGAGCTCGTTCCATTTATTGCTTGTCACGAACTTGCTTCGGGAACATGCAGAAATGGATGCGAGCTCGCATTTAGAACTTTCCAGCGAAAATTTCACAAGTCCTGTGGAATAAAAATGTATGTGATTTCGGTAAGCTACCACATAAGCTTAAAGTCTGATATCTGTACTACACATAATTATAAGTTTATTCCTGCTAACTTCATGAGATGAATTGCATTTTGCGTTTCACTTTTTCCCTTTCTTAATGTGTAATCAAATTTAATTTTATCATTTTCATAAAATTCTCTAAAATTATAATTTATTATGCTCTTATTTTCCCTCTCTAAATCGCACAGTTCCAAATCATGGGTAGACACGAGTCCCACCCCTCCATATTTAATTAGCTGCTTAATTAATACTATAGCACCCGTATGTCTATCTTTAGAATTGGTTCCCTTGAATATTTCATCTAAAAGGAAAAATATTTTTTCACCATTTTTAGATGCTTCGATCAATATTTTTATTCTTAAAATTTCTGCATAAAATGATGAAATACTTTCTTCTAAGTTATCCTTTGTTCTCATACAAGTATATATATTCATAATTCCACAAGAAAACTTATCTGCACATACTGGTGCTCCTATATAACTTAATACTAAGTTTACTCCTATTGTTCTCAAAAATGTACTTTTACCAGACATATTTGAACCTGTAATTAAAGCTACTTTCTGTTCCTGACTTAATGAAAATGTATTTTTGATCGCCTTTTTTCCAAGTAGTGGGTGACCTATATTTATTCCATCTATTTCACTTTTATCCAAGATGACAGGATAAGTCCACTCTTCATTTTCGAAGGCTAAATTACTTACACTGTTTAATGCATCTATTTCATGCATGACTTTAAGCCATTCTTTAAAATTGTCACCATTTCTTTCTCTCCATTTTTCTAGACTTCTAATTAAAAATACATCCAAAAATACAAGTATATTTAATATGAGATAATATGCATTATATCTGCTGTTTCCTGACCAATCTAATATTCTAGAAAACTTTTCCATTTCCTCTTTACAACTCAAATCATCATTTTTTAATTGTTTTTGTAATCTTTTCAAATAGAAAGAGTTAAATTCTTCCTCTTCTATTAATTTTAAAATTTTGCTATATCCATATACACTATTTTTTATAGAGTCAAATAATTTTATTTCTTCCATTATCCCTTTAGATAATATCTTAACGACAAGAAAGTTCACCATAAAATCTAACATTAAAAATGATGCTGGGATTACTCTTTTTAATACTAAATATATTGAAAAAATTGTGATTAAAATAAAAGTACATGCAATTGAAATTCTTAGGAAGCTCGAAGATGATTCTTTTTCTTTACTCCAATTGATTAAGCTAAATAGCTCTGTATCTTTTGACCTCTTTAAACTTCCTTCAACAATAATTTTCTGTCTCCATATGATTTTTTTCCCTAATTCCATTATAGCTTCTTGCTTTTCTTTAATTTCATCTCTATTAAATTTTTTTTCTTTTTTTAATAGTCTTGCTAGCTCTATTCTTCCGCCTTTAGTAACTGTAGTGTTAATATATTGAAAGATAGAGTTGTTCCCAAATACATCCAAATCATCTATAAATGGATGGTGCTCATCCAAATATTCGGAACCTTTATCTTCAAAATGCACAAAATTTCCATTAACCCTTTCTAATCCTTTTTTATTGATCCCTATTAATAAATCAATCCTTTTTTTATACTCAAATATATTATTATGATAAAAAATTAAAATCAGAAAAATAACCACAAAGAACACAGTTGATAATATAATAAGACTTATGCTATTTTTTCTATATAATAAATAATCAATAAAAACACATAAAAGTACTGCTATTAATCTACTCCACCCAACGATATTTACTTTAACACTAAGCTCTTCACTTTTCTTATTGTTTTTTTCTATACTGCTTTTATAAAATTCTTCTGCTAAACTCATAACTCCTCCTAACCAATAATTTTTCAAATATACCAAAATTAATAGTGTAAATTCCCTTTCATATTTTTCTCTAAATGCAAATTATTCTTTAATAGCTATGCCCTTCTTTTCACTTATTATAGCATAAAATAACTTTCAAGTAAGCCTTTTCAATGCAGTTAGAAACAGCATAAATCTAACTCATAACTGATTGAAGTATTGTTTAAGTTTATATAAATTCGCCTATGTATCAACTAACTAAAAAAAGAAGGCTTAATGAATATGCCTTCTTCTTCAAGTTTATTATTAATACCCTAGAATGCTTTATTAAGCATAAGTATCAATACCATCATCGCTTTTATTTGATTGTGCTGTATCATTGCTACTATTGATACTATTACTACTATTGGTGTCATTTTGAGAAGTTTTATTAGTTTGGGTAGCTTTCTCGTGCAATTAATGACATCATTAGCAATTGTATCAGATATGCTAATACGTGCATTTCGATAAACCTAGAAATTATAGATGATGTCAGAGTAAAGCTCATAATCTATGATGATAGGCCTGGTTTTAACGATTTTGATCTTTCCAATATGTTTGAAAGATTTTATAAAGGGAAAAATGGGAACCTAGGATTAGGATTATCCATTAGTAAAAATATTATTGAAAAGCTAAATGGTAAAATTCATTCAAAAAACTCACTGTCTCAAACAGGTGCAATGTTTATAATAGAATTACTAAATGATTTTGAAAAATAATTGACATTTATTATTTTTCAAAATCCTTATACATAAGACTTGGCTGTACTCCTGTATTATTTTGATATTTTCCACTGCTATACAGATCATATTCTCCATGAATGTCATGATAATATATTTGACATATTTCAACATTTGGATAAACTATTATTGGCTGAACACAGAAAATTTCCAACGTCCAATATCCTGAAAAGCCAATATCACCAAAACCAGCCGTAACATGGATAAATAGTCCAAGTCTGCCTGTAGATGACCGACCTTCAAGCATTGGGACATATTTATTAGTACTAGTAAATTCATTTGTCCTGCCTAGATACAATCTACCTGGTTCTAATTGTAATCCTTCCTCTGGAATCACTATTTTTTGAGTTGGATTTGGAGTTTTCATATCTAATACATTATTTTCATAAACTAATAATTCATTATGTAAGGTTAAATTATAGCTATTAGGATTTATTCTCTTTTCATTAAATGGCTCAATTATTATACTATTGCCAATATTTTTTAATATCTCTTTTCCTGATAATATCATAATTTTCCTCCCATTTATAACACATACATTTTACATATCTGCATTTAAAATTTCTTTAAATTCAAATAATATTTTCTTTACTTTTTCTTCTTCAAGCGGCTTATAGCTTTCTATATATCCAGATGCATCAAGAGCTTCATATGCTTTTTTACTCATAGAAATCCAATTTTCTGGTATATACACCCATATAATATCCTCATACTTACAGCTAAGCAAAAAATGTTCTACTCCCCAAAATGCATATTCTTCAATTTCATGTAAATCATTAAAAATTTTATAGTCTTGAACAACTTCAGGAACTAATTCATATTTATATAAGTCAACATAGAAAAAATCAAATTTTTCTCCCTTAGCTTTAAACGGATTACCCTTAATTATCTTTATTTTATCATTTTGCTTAAAATTTTGGTTGTATAAATTGATTAGTTCTTCATTTGCTTCATACACAATAACTTCCTTAACTTTAGGTTTCATTGCAATTTCTTGAACTACATACCCAACCCCAAGACCTACTATGCCAACTCTTCCTTTTGCAAAAGCAATAGACTCATACGAACTCTCTATTTCCTTAGGCATAAGTTTCATTAGACTAATCCCTTTTTTATATAATTTAATTATATCTACATTGTATTCCTCTTTGTTTTCATACATATATCCATGTAAATCTTCTTTTTTCATGGTATCTTTAACTATTTTATAGTCACCACAAGTTCCTTGATTAATTAAATCACTGTATTTTTTTATCTCTTGGAACACGAAATCTTTATTGTATGGTTTCATAGTTAATTCCCTTTCTTACAATATTTAACATAGAATTCTTAATATCTTTACTATATCATAATATTTTAATAAATGGGCAACATTCCCACCTATTTTTTATATTTATGTATATATTATAATTAATTTATACGTTTTACATTTAGATACTTACTTATCAAATATGCATCCCAAATGTAATTTTATTGCAACATATATCTACTTAATAAACTATAATATGATAACATATTATTAACTTCAATATAACTGTTAAATAAACTTTTTATTTATATACATATATGCTATACTTATTCTAATGATTTAATTCATTAATATTTTGTAAAGTAGAGGTGTTTATATGAAAAATGTTACTATAAGTGAAGAAGCTTATAATGAATTTAAAGCTTTTTTAGAAGAAAATGAAATAGCTGATTTTAATATTAGAATAAATTTTGCCGGCTCTGCATGTAGCGGCCCAATATTTAACATATCTGTTTCAAATGCAAGTGATGATGACGAAGTTGAAAAGATTAATGACATCTCATTCATATATGAAAAAAGCTTAATCGACCAGTTCGGAGGATTTATAATTCTTTCTTCTGAAGAAAATGAAGGTAATGGCTTAAGTTTAAAACCTGTCATTGAGCCTGAAGGTGGATGCGGTGGTTCTTGTGCTGGATGCCACTAAACCAGCTTACAATTCATAGTTTAAGGTTAAGGGCGAAAGCCCTTAATCAATTATGAGTTAAAAGTTATAAGTAATAACTCAAATTTTTGATTTCTTTATCTATAGGTTAGTCTACAGTTTCTATTTTCCATTGTACACCAGCATAATCGTTGCTTATGTTATATATTCCCTCTAACATATCTATCCAATAATATTTTTTCACAACCATCTTCTCTTTTTCTTCTCCTGTTGCTCCTTGTAATGTTTCATTACCAAACTCATTTAAATATTCGTATATTCTCGAAGAAATTTCATTCATATATTTAAAATACTGTAAATCATCATCTTTTAATTCCATCTTTTTATTCTCATTCTTCATTTCTTTACTTAATGTAGAAAACATATATTCTTTCATTTTTGATTGTATGTCATTTTCAACTATCTTATTTGCTTTTATGTTTTTTGAAAATATAGTAATTGAATCTTGTGAATATGATCCATATTGCTGCCATAATTCTATGGTATCACTTGACATAGCATCATAATTTTTGTAAAGCCTTAATAATTCTTCATTTTTTATGCTGCCTTCTTCAATACTTTTAGCTAAAACATCCATATTACTTTCATTTCTCTGTTTAAAATCTTCAATCTCAATGTAAGATTGTTGTCCTAATTTATACTTATAATTATTTAATTTGAATAATACATAAATATTACCTAATATACTTATTATAAGAAGCATAGATAATAGCATCACATAATCTGAACCTTTTATTTTTTTTATCAGAATCATCCCTCCTATGCTCTAATTTATTTTAACATATAAGCTTATGTTTGCATATTTAAAATTGAACATATAAAAGTTTTTATCTCGCCCAATCATGTATAGCTTCATTGACCATTTTTAATCCAATACCAGCTTCTATTACTTCTTTTCTTTCTGTATTTATTCTTTTAATCTCTCCATATGGATTTTTTAAAGATAACTCTTCATTTCCAGATATAACCCATATTATCTTTTTATTAACGGGCTTTACTCTTAGCTCTTTTTCTCCTACCCCATCTGTAAAATATACCAACACAGAATTTTTCAAATTATTATCAATAATATATTTAAATACTGGAGTAAACTCAGTTGATCCATTATCCTTACTTCTCTTTTGTATATCTTTTTCATTTTTAATTATATATACATTCCTAATTTCATTATCACATTCAATAATTGTAACTTTATTTTTAGTATTTGAAGTTATTGAT harbors:
- a CDS encoding 3'-5' exonuclease; amino-acid sequence: MGYIIIDLEFNNLKNITNYYKDFFETYGEFNDIGLENEIIEIGAVKVDQYMKPVSEIREYIKPTIFPVINPIVTEITKIDMNILEKSGISFEEAINKLKDMFEEGDILCSWAKDDVAELIINANYFNYNDLRWLNEYLDIQEYTSKMLAHKKALGLKAALDELKIKVDDTKLHDALNDAKYTSEVFRRVYNSRIIKNYLVKDIYNMPAIHVENLDEVKIDESELMLKCPKCGKKVELETPIKLLNWRFAAVGICPKCKSNVLCEVLVKKTLQGDQGYNEVSSILKDQVYLNYVYKLENNRD
- a CDS encoding MutS family DNA mismatch repair protein; amino-acid sequence: MSLAEEFYKSSIEKNNKKSEELSVKVNIVGWSRLIAVLLCVFIDYLLYRKNSISLIILSTVFFVVIFLILIFYHNNIFEYKKRIDLLIGINKKGLERVNGNFVHFEDKGSEYLDEHHPFIDDLDVFGNNSIFQYINTTVTKGGRIELARLLKKEKKFNRDEIKEKQEAIMELGKKIIWRQKIIVEGSLKRSKDTELFSLINWSKEKESSSSFLRISIACTFILITIFSIYLVLKRVIPASFLMLDFMVNFLVVKILSKGIMEEIKLFDSIKNSVYGYSKILKLIEEEEFNSFYLKRLQKQLKNDDLSCKEEMEKFSRILDWSGNSRYNAYYLILNILVFLDVFLIRSLEKWRERNGDNFKEWLKVMHEIDALNSVSNLAFENEEWTYPVILDKSEIDGINIGHPLLGKKAIKNTFSLSQEQKVALITGSNMSGKSTFLRTIGVNLVLSYIGAPVCADKFSCGIMNIYTCMRTKDNLEESISSFYAEILRIKILIEASKNGEKIFFLLDEIFKGTNSKDRHTGAIVLIKQLIKYGGVGLVSTHDLELCDLERENKSIINYNFREFYENDKIKFDYTLRKGKSETQNAIHLMKLAGINL
- a CDS encoding ATP-binding protein: MSINLEIIDDVRVKLIIYDDRPGFNDFDLSNMFERFYKGKNGNLGLGLSISKNIIEKLNGKIHSKNSLSQTGAMFIIELLNDFEK
- the dcd gene encoding dCTP deaminase; translated protein: MILSGKEILKNIGNSIIIEPFNEKRINPNSYNLTLHNELLVYENNVLDMKTPNPTQKIVIPEEGLQLEPGRLYLGRTNEFTSTNKYVPMLEGRSSTGRLGLFIHVTAGFGDIGFSGYWTLEIFCVQPIIVYPNVEICQIYYHDIHGEYDLYSSGKYQNNTGVQPSLMYKDFEK
- a CDS encoding HesB-like protein; this encodes MKNVTISEEAYNEFKAFLEENEIADFNIRINFAGSACSGPIFNISVSNASDDDEVEKINDISFIYEKSLIDQFGGFIILSSEENEGNGLSLKPVIEPEGGCGGSCAGCH